ATTAATGTCAGGTGCTGTTAGAAAATCTTCATTTTCTAAAACCCTCCAACTGTTTGATGAAATGACTCAATCAGGAATAAGTCCTGATGTGTGGAGTCATAATATATTAATGCATTGTTTGTTTAAGCTTGGGAAACCGGATGAAGCGAATGAGGTTTTTAAGTATATAGTTGAGAGTGGTGAAATGTATCCTTGTATGTCGACTTATAATATTATGATTAATGGGTTGTGTAAAAATGGGTATGTTTCTAATGCTCTTATGTTGTTTAGGAACTTGCAGCGTAAAGGGTTTGTTCCTCAAGTTTTGACTTATAATGCGATGATTAATGGGTTATGTAAGGCGAAGAGATTAGCGGATGCGAGGAGGTTGCTTACGGAGTTTTGTGATTATGGTTATGAACCGAATGCCATTACTTATACGACAGTTATGAAGTGTTGTTTTCGGTGTGGGAAGTTGGAGCAAGGGTTGGATATATTGTCAGAGATGAGGAGTAAAGGTTACACATTTGATGGGTTTGCGTATTGTACTGTGGTTGCTGCGTTGGTAAAGACAGGAAGGATTGAAGAAGCTGATGAGATTGCTGAGAAGATGATGAGTAATTGTTTGGCACCTGATCTTGCTTCTTATAATACAATGATAAACCTTTTATGCAAGCAAAAGAGGTTCGATGAGGCGTTGAAGTTGGTGGATGAGATAGAGAGACAAGGGCTGAAATGTGATCAGTACACGCACACAATTATAATCCATGGTTTTTGTAAGAATGCCAATTTCGAGGATGCTAAGAATCATTTGGATTACATGAACACgttgggttttggttttaatttggtgGCATTTAACTGTTATCTTGATTGTTTGGGTAAAGCTGGTCATATTGATGAAGCAGTGAAGGTTTTTGATACTATGGAGGTTAAAGATTCTTTCACTTGTACTATCTTGGTGCACAACCTTTGCAGGGCTAAGAAGTTCATTTTTGCTTCCAAGGTTTtggttttttatataaaatctgGCTTTCAGATCTTAAGGGCTACTCAAAGAGCTGTTATTGATGGTCTCTGTACCGCTGGTTTTAACAATGAAGCAATGAAAGTTAAGTCAAAAATCCGGTCGGCTCGATTGAAGCATTGATTACATTGCAATTGCTGTGTTTAAATTTGGGGTGTGCATTGAATATTTGAACAGTGTTAAGCTTACAAAAGAATTACACTCTGATTTCTGATACATTAATCCGGTGATTTGATGGCAGTAACTGTCATTCAATGGGAGACTGTTATCATTATTATGCTACAAGGCATTTGGTAATTTGCTGATAAACTAGGCCAAATGCTATatcttttgatgatttttgcTTGGTCTTGCTGGATAAATAGCTTTTCATGATATTAATGTTGACTAATGAAGTTCTCATGGAAAATGAAAACTAATACTGTACACAAAAagtacagatttttttttttttttaaggaaaaaaagtaCAGAATTTGAGTGAACCGAAAATGACAAATTTAAGTGTATTTAGGTGTATTTGCTCCACCCCTGTCTTAGGAATGTAGATCTAAAAACTTATACAACATATCAGGAACTATCTTCTGACCTTGAGAAATGTTCAACTGTTTTCCCTAGGTGAGCCATTGCTATTTTTGAGttactttaaattttttccAATCATCTATATATTAAACCAACTTGGTTGATGCCttattggaaaatgctaactagtgccccgggtgCGCTAGTTAAGGAAACTAAAAATAGGAAAGTTGTATTGGAACTTGtgtaaacaatatttttaaaatataaaaaatcttattttcAATGCAAATTGTTTTTTAACTAGTCCcaggcactagttagcatgacccttattttTATTCTGAAATCTTTGGTAATTGTGTAATGTCAGATTGTCAGGTCAGTGTGGTTCCAATGGAGCTCTAGAAAGCTGAGGGACCTCTTGCATggttcagaaaaaaaaatacattctcACCTATGATAATAAAAATGGAGACTGGATGCTTGTAGGGGATGTGCCATGGG
This portion of the Trifolium pratense cultivar HEN17-A07 linkage group LG3, ARS_RC_1.1, whole genome shotgun sequence genome encodes:
- the LOC123917291 gene encoding putative pentatricopeptide repeat-containing protein At4g17915, with the protein product MVTRLSTKFMNICIASMCKSKEIVKAESVLIDGIKLGLLPDVVTYNTLIDGYSRFVSIDRAYDVLNRMKEAGINPDVVSYNSLMSGAVRKSSFSKTLQLFDEMTQSGISPDVWSHNILMHCLFKLGKPDEANEVFKYIVESGEMYPCMSTYNIMINGLCKNGYVSNALMLFRNLQRKGFVPQVLTYNAMINGLCKAKRLADARRLLTEFCDYGYEPNAITYTTVMKCCFRCGKLEQGLDILSEMRSKGYTFDGFAYCTVVAALVKTGRIEEADEIAEKMMSNCLAPDLASYNTMINLLCKQKRFDEALKLVDEIERQGLKCDQYTHTIIIHGFCKNANFEDAKNHLDYMNTLGFGFNLVAFNCYLDCLGKAGHIDEAVKVFDTMEVKDSFTCTILVHNLCRAKKFIFASKVLVFYIKSGFQILRATQRAVIDGLCTAGFNNEAMKVKSKIRSARLKH